A stretch of Elstera cyanobacteriorum DNA encodes these proteins:
- a CDS encoding ABC transporter permease subunit has protein sequence MTAPGFLQRLMGRSTVIAIPYVWLGLFFLVPFLIVLTISLSTADTSLSPPFTPLIDWVDHKALQVVLNLGNYMFLFGDDLYVIAYLNSLKTAAVSTIFCLLIGYPMAYAMARADKSVRPILLMMVILPFWTSFLIRIYAWMGILNNNGLLNNLLLWLGVISEPIPIMNTPTAVYIGIVYTYLPFMILPLYSTLEKMDLTLLEAAADLGCRPLRAFWLITLPLSVPGIIAGSMLVFIPVVGEFVVPELLGGPETLMIGNVLWAEFFNNRDWPLASAVAVAMLLLLVAPIMLLQRSQGGSPHAHGGH, from the coding sequence ATGACGGCGCCGGGCTTCCTGCAGCGGCTGATGGGCCGCTCCACCGTCATCGCCATTCCGTATGTGTGGCTGGGGCTGTTCTTCCTCGTGCCCTTTCTGATCGTGCTGACGATCAGCCTATCGACCGCCGACACCAGCCTATCGCCGCCCTTCACCCCCTTGATCGATTGGGTGGACCATAAGGCGCTGCAAGTGGTGCTGAACCTTGGGAACTATATGTTCCTGTTCGGCGACGATCTGTATGTTATCGCTTACCTGAATTCGCTGAAAACGGCCGCCGTCAGCACGATCTTCTGTCTACTGATCGGTTATCCCATGGCCTATGCCATGGCGCGGGCGGATAAAAGCGTGCGCCCGATCCTGCTGATGATGGTCATCCTGCCGTTCTGGACCAGCTTTCTGATCCGTATCTATGCCTGGATGGGCATTCTCAACAATAACGGTTTGTTGAACAACCTGCTGCTATGGTTGGGCGTGATCTCGGAACCCATTCCGATCATGAACACTCCCACCGCCGTCTATATCGGCATCGTTTACACCTACCTGCCTTTCATGATCCTGCCGCTCTATTCGACGCTGGAAAAGATGGACCTGACGCTGCTGGAAGCCGCTGCGGACCTGGGCTGCCGCCCCTTGCGCGCCTTCTGGCTGATTACCCTGCCGCTATCGGTGCCGGGGATCATCGCCGGGTCGATGCTGGTGTTCATTCCAGTGGTCGGCGAGTTCGTCGTGCCGGAACTGTTGGGCGGGCCGGAAACCCTGATGATCGGCAATGTTCTATGGGCGGAATTCTTTAATAACCGCGATTGGCCGCTGGCCTCGGCGGTTGCCGTCGCCATGCTGTTGCTGCTGGTGGCGCCAATCATGCTGTTGCAACGCAGCCAGGGCGGCAGCCCGCACGCGCACGGGGGGCATTGA
- a CDS encoding ABC transporter permease subunit, producing the protein MNRRPLGLFVFLGLGYAFLYGPILSVIFYSFNENRLVTVWSGFSTKWYGELFNNDRMIDAALTSLKIAAMSATGAVILGTLAGYCLARMPTFWGRTLFAGLVSAPLVMPEVITGLASLLLFVGLEQFIGWPNGRGVDTITIAHITFTLSFVAVIVQARLKDMDQSVEEAAMDLGAKPWQVFYLITLPLIAPALVSGWLLAFTISLDDLVITSFVSGPGSSTLPMIIFSKVRLGVSPEINALATIIVGIVTTGILISGLLMLRQNREKERAAREAAAG; encoded by the coding sequence ATGAATCGCCGCCCGCTAGGTCTTTTCGTCTTCCTCGGCCTTGGCTACGCCTTCCTCTATGGGCCGATTCTGTCAGTGATCTTCTATTCGTTTAACGAGAACCGCCTCGTCACCGTCTGGTCAGGCTTTTCGACCAAATGGTATGGCGAGCTGTTCAACAATGACCGGATGATCGACGCCGCCCTAACCTCGCTAAAGATCGCCGCGATGAGCGCGACGGGCGCCGTCATCCTCGGCACGTTGGCGGGCTATTGCCTCGCGCGCATGCCGACCTTCTGGGGCCGCACGCTTTTTGCTGGGCTGGTCTCGGCGCCGCTGGTCATGCCGGAAGTGATTACCGGCCTTGCCTCGCTGCTGCTCTTCGTCGGCCTCGAGCAATTCATCGGCTGGCCGAATGGGCGCGGGGTGGATACGATCACCATCGCCCATATCACCTTCACCCTCTCCTTCGTCGCCGTCATCGTCCAGGCGCGTCTCAAGGATATGGATCAATCGGTGGAAGAGGCGGCGATGGACCTGGGAGCGAAGCCCTGGCAGGTCTTTTATCTGATCACCCTGCCGCTGATCGCCCCGGCCCTCGTCTCCGGCTGGCTGCTGGCCTTCACCATCAGTCTTGATGATCTCGTCATCACCAGCTTCGTTTCTGGCCCCGGTTCCTCGACGCTGCCGATGATTATCTTCTCGAAAGTCCGCCTGGGGGTCAGCCCCGAAATCAATGCGCTTGCCACCATCATCGTCGGTATCGTCACCACGGGTATTCTGATCTCCGGCCTGCTGATGCTGCGGCAGAACCGCGAGAAGGAACGCGCCGCGCGGGAGGCTGCCGCCGGATGA
- a CDS encoding alginate lyase family protein, with protein MTRPSGAWLRALSAGLLAGTLALPVRGADPAPFVGPLDMAARRLLVAKPAGLYACAAVPEPIRTVTGVDFFTDASQSIVDPDAQTRHRAAVKPVEDYVRGVQAIALSYLKFSPADPSIADCALDWMIAWAKDEGLTGDPVTLAGDRQQENMIAGLAHAALMVLSEKRLAATKVQAVQTWFQTLGGSIRDRWQEPDANSLGEDARAWALTATLLAGLAGQDRALTDWAKAGLKQYLARIDAQGFIRGLEPRERRLRHTHMTALSALVLAAEALKANGVDLYAAEGAALRRLADLVIRGYQDPGPFVQKARGIAQSWPPKFQPYMVAWMEPYYTRFKDARLVPFLTANRHISWIPMGGDVTTLYGTKPLP; from the coding sequence ATGACCCGTCCTAGCGGTGCCTGGTTGCGGGCGCTTTCGGCGGGCCTCCTCGCCGGGACGCTCGCCCTCCCCGTCCGGGGAGCCGACCCCGCCCCCTTCGTTGGGCCGCTCGACATGGCCGCGCGGCGGCTTTTGGTTGCAAAACCGGCGGGGCTTTACGCCTGCGCAGCCGTTCCCGAACCGATCCGCACGGTAACCGGCGTCGATTTCTTTACCGACGCCAGCCAAAGCATCGTCGATCCCGACGCGCAGACCCGCCACCGCGCCGCGGTGAAGCCGGTGGAAGATTATGTACGCGGCGTCCAGGCGATTGCCCTGTCCTACCTCAAATTCTCCCCCGCCGACCCCAGTATCGCCGATTGCGCGCTGGATTGGATGATCGCCTGGGCGAAAGATGAAGGATTGACCGGCGACCCAGTGACCTTGGCGGGCGATCGGCAGCAGGAAAATATGATTGCCGGCCTCGCCCACGCGGCGCTGATGGTCCTCTCCGAAAAGCGACTGGCGGCGACCAAAGTGCAAGCCGTGCAGACCTGGTTTCAGACCTTAGGCGGCAGTATCCGCGACCGTTGGCAGGAACCCGATGCTAATAGCCTGGGGGAAGATGCCCGCGCGTGGGCACTTACGGCGACCCTTCTGGCAGGATTGGCGGGACAAGACCGGGCGCTGACCGATTGGGCAAAGGCCGGGCTGAAGCAGTATCTGGCGCGGATCGACGCGCAGGGCTTCATCCGAGGGCTGGAGCCGCGCGAACGGCGGCTGCGCCATACCCATATGACGGCCCTCAGCGCGCTGGTGCTGGCGGCGGAAGCGCTGAAGGCCAATGGCGTCGATCTTTATGCGGCGGAGGGGGCGGCCTTGCGCCGCTTGGCCGATCTCGTCATTCGCGGCTACCAAGACCCCGGCCCCTTTGTGCAGAAGGCGCGGGGGATTGCGCAATCCTGGCCGCCGAAGTTCCAGCCCTATATGGTCGCCTGGATGGAGCCCTATTATACTCGCTTCAAGGATGCGCGGCTGGTCCCGTTCCTAACCGCCAACCGGCATATTTCCTGGATCCCGATGGGCGGCGATGTGACCACCCTCTACGGAACCAAGCCGCTGCCCTGA
- a CDS encoding agmatine deiminase family protein produces the protein MTDVTPPAQAGFRMPAEWAPHERCFMAFPCRAELWGSGLEAARAAYAAVAHGVNEFEHVTMLVRPQDKPIAEKLLSRQIDLWEMPLNDSWARDFCPTFLQNGEGKIAGAAWRFNCWGENFPDYADDAKVAERVLDRLGARRFDAPFVLEGGAIHVDGEGTVLTTEECLLHPNRNPNLSRDEIEANLKAWLGVDTVLWLGCGYEGDDTNGHIDEIACFGAPGLVLMTECPDPDDPNFTVFRENFARLAEMRDAKGRRIEALRLPQPEKRMLNGLRLTLSYTNFFIANGGIVMSGFDDKADDTARGVLQEAFPDRKILQLPALPITAGGGGIHCITQQQPSGELAR, from the coding sequence ATGACCGATGTGACGCCCCCGGCCCAAGCCGGGTTCCGCATGCCCGCCGAATGGGCGCCGCACGAACGCTGCTTCATGGCCTTCCCCTGCCGGGCGGAGCTGTGGGGCAGCGGGCTCGAGGCCGCCCGCGCCGCCTATGCCGCCGTCGCCCACGGGGTGAACGAGTTCGAGCATGTGACTATGCTGGTCCGTCCGCAGGATAAACCGATTGCCGAAAAGCTGCTGTCCCGCCAGATCGACCTGTGGGAGATGCCGTTGAACGATAGTTGGGCGCGCGACTTCTGCCCGACCTTCCTTCAGAACGGCGAGGGCAAGATTGCTGGGGCGGCGTGGCGGTTTAACTGCTGGGGCGAGAATTTCCCCGACTATGCCGACGACGCCAAGGTGGCGGAGCGGGTGCTAGACCGCCTGGGCGCCCGGCGCTTCGATGCCCCCTTCGTGCTGGAAGGCGGCGCTATTCATGTGGACGGCGAAGGCACGGTACTGACGACCGAAGAATGCCTGCTGCACCCGAACCGCAACCCGAACCTGAGCCGCGACGAAATCGAAGCCAATCTGAAGGCGTGGCTGGGGGTCGATACGGTGCTCTGGCTTGGGTGCGGCTATGAGGGGGACGATACCAACGGCCATATCGACGAAATCGCCTGTTTCGGCGCGCCGGGCTTGGTGCTGATGACCGAGTGCCCCGACCCGGACGATCCGAACTTCACGGTTTTCCGCGAGAATTTTGCGCGGTTGGCGGAAATGCGCGACGCCAAAGGCCGCAGGATCGAGGCGCTGCGCCTGCCGCAGCCAGAAAAGCGGATGCTGAACGGCCTGCGCCTGACGCTGTCCTACACGAATTTCTTTATCGCCAATGGCGGGATTGTCATGTCCGGCTTCGACGATAAGGCCGACGATACGGCGCGGGGCGTTCTGCAAGAGGCCTTCCCCGACCGCAAGATCCTCCAGCTTCCGGCGCTCCCCATCACGGCGGGCGGCGGCGGCATCCATTGCATCACCCAGCAACAACCGAGCGGGGAGTTGGCCCGATGA
- the aguB gene encoding N-carbamoylputrescine amidase, translating into MSEELLTVAAVQMSCGGTREENIEKATHFVREAADKGARLVLLPELFEGPYWCKDQDPAYFDWARPVLDNPTLIHFMELAQELGVVLPISFFEEAGKAYFNSLLMIDGDGSPQGLYRKSHIPDGPGYQEKFYFTPGDTGFQVWETDVGAVGVGICWDQWFPEAARVMALKGAELLLYPTAIGSEPPPAPPHDSAGHWRRVMQGHAGANLMPVIAANRMGREVGQSAEITFYGTSFIADETGEILADAGRDVETIITATLDLEAIRRRRLGWGVFRDRRPELYKAILGYDGDEE; encoded by the coding sequence ATGAGTGAAGAGCTTCTGACCGTCGCCGCCGTGCAGATGAGTTGCGGCGGCACCCGCGAAGAAAATATCGAAAAGGCCACCCATTTCGTCCGCGAGGCCGCCGATAAGGGCGCGCGGCTGGTCCTGCTGCCGGAACTTTTCGAAGGCCCCTATTGGTGCAAGGACCAAGACCCGGCCTATTTCGATTGGGCGCGCCCGGTGCTGGATAATCCGACGCTCATTCACTTCATGGAACTGGCGCAAGAACTCGGCGTCGTGCTGCCGATCAGCTTCTTCGAGGAAGCGGGTAAGGCCTATTTCAATTCGCTGCTAATGATCGATGGCGACGGCAGCCCGCAGGGGCTTTATCGCAAGTCCCATATTCCCGATGGGCCGGGTTATCAGGAGAAATTCTATTTCACTCCTGGCGACACCGGGTTTCAAGTTTGGGAAACCGATGTCGGTGCCGTTGGCGTCGGCATTTGCTGGGATCAATGGTTCCCCGAAGCCGCCCGCGTCATGGCCCTGAAGGGTGCCGAACTGCTGCTCTATCCGACCGCCATCGGCTCCGAACCGCCGCCCGCGCCGCCGCACGATAGCGCGGGTCATTGGCGCCGAGTGATGCAGGGCCATGCCGGGGCGAACCTGATGCCGGTGATCGCCGCCAACCGCATGGGCCGGGAAGTCGGCCAATCCGCCGAAATCACCTTCTACGGCACGTCCTTCATCGCTGATGAAACCGGGGAAATCCTGGCCGATGCGGGGCGCGACGTGGAGACAATTATCACAGCGACCCTGGACCTTGAGGCGATCCGCCGCCGCCGCCTAGGCTGGGGCGTTTTCCGCGACCGCCGCCCCGAACTTTACAAGGCCATCTTGGGCTATGATGGGGACGAAGAATGA
- a CDS encoding DUF2312 domain-containing protein, translating into MTDVGGVAADQLRSYIERIERLEEEKAGIAADIKDVFAEAKGNGFDVKTMRQILRLRKLEEVDRQEQETLLDLYKRALGMADGPPLDDE; encoded by the coding sequence ATGACCGATGTTGGAGGCGTCGCCGCCGATCAGCTCCGTTCCTATATCGAACGGATCGAGCGGCTGGAGGAAGAGAAGGCCGGGATCGCCGCCGATATTAAGGATGTTTTCGCCGAAGCCAAAGGCAATGGGTTCGACGTGAAGACCATGCGCCAGATCCTGCGCCTGCGGAAACTCGAAGAAGTGGACCGGCAGGAGCAGGAAACCCTGTTGGATCTCTATAAGCGCGCGCTGGGCATGGCCGACGGCCCGCCGCTCGACGACGAATAA
- a CDS encoding sensor domain-containing diguanylate cyclase, whose protein sequence is MPPTLRRLLDFLALPGAAVLAALLFQQAADPEWGNLFAALPWLVCLAGGSIAWRFRSGNMVMVFVALAGVHALLEQWGRSPYTADTLRLGAAWYWPIMIACLATLPERGLFNRPGLERVAFVVYPALIILAHAANGQPTPSWLRSVLFDGMILHLRLPDAALVFALGAAGSLIWLYRRRPTPLESGLLTALLLGMVGVALGDNRVLRAIYFSTAGGALLVALIQNSYRVAFHDELTGLPGRRALKSLLNTVGERYVIAMLDVDHFKKFNDTYGHDVGDQVLCRVGRVISNVTGGGQYFRYGGEEFTIVFPNRSLREALPHLDAVCAAMAATPFTVRSKDRPDNKPEAPQNSDPTKAPATQVTITISIGAAEKSPRYEDWEAVMKAADQALYKAKQAGRNRVMADGQK, encoded by the coding sequence GTGCCGCCTACCCTCCGCCGATTGCTTGATTTTCTGGCACTGCCCGGAGCCGCCGTCTTGGCGGCTCTGCTGTTCCAGCAAGCGGCAGACCCGGAATGGGGCAACCTGTTTGCCGCCCTGCCGTGGCTGGTCTGCCTCGCGGGCGGCTCCATCGCGTGGCGTTTCCGCTCCGGTAATATGGTGATGGTCTTCGTCGCGCTGGCGGGGGTGCATGCGCTGCTGGAACAATGGGGCCGGTCACCCTATACCGCCGATACGCTGCGTCTGGGGGCCGCCTGGTACTGGCCGATTATGATCGCCTGCCTTGCCACCCTGCCCGAACGCGGGCTGTTCAACCGCCCAGGGCTGGAGCGGGTGGCCTTCGTGGTTTACCCCGCCCTTATCATCCTTGCCCATGCCGCCAACGGCCAACCCACCCCCAGCTGGCTGCGCTCGGTTCTGTTTGACGGGATGATCCTGCATCTGCGGTTGCCGGACGCCGCTCTCGTCTTCGCCCTCGGGGCGGCAGGAAGCCTGATCTGGCTCTATCGTCGGCGTCCGACGCCCTTGGAAAGCGGGCTGCTGACGGCGCTTTTGTTGGGGATGGTCGGCGTTGCGCTGGGGGATAACCGCGTGCTGCGCGCCATCTATTTCAGCACGGCGGGCGGGGCGCTGCTGGTCGCGCTCATCCAGAATTCCTACCGCGTTGCCTTCCACGATGAACTCACGGGCTTACCGGGCCGCCGCGCCCTGAAAAGCCTGCTGAATACGGTGGGCGAGCGCTATGTGATCGCCATGCTCGATGTCGATCACTTCAAAAAATTCAACGATACCTACGGCCATGACGTCGGCGATCAGGTGCTATGCCGGGTTGGGCGGGTGATTTCCAACGTCACCGGCGGCGGACAATATTTCCGCTATGGGGGGGAGGAGTTTACCATCGTCTTCCCCAACCGCAGCCTGCGCGAAGCCCTACCGCATCTCGATGCCGTCTGCGCCGCGATGGCGGCAACGCCCTTTACGGTGCGCAGCAAGGACCGTCCTGATAATAAGCCAGAAGCCCCGCAAAACAGTGACCCGACCAAGGCCCCGGCAACCCAGGTAACGATTACGATTTCCATCGGCGCGGCCGAGAAATCCCCCCGGTACGAGGATTGGGAAGCCGTCATGAAAGCGGCGGATCAGGCGCTTTATAAGGCCAAGCAGGCGGGCCGCAACCGCGTCATGGCCGACGGGCAGAAGTAA
- a CDS encoding VOC family protein, translating to MTDPTLETCARPAFAAGRNIALKMPPHEYHHAIAFYRDILGLEQLSADDTSVTFRFGEMRLWVDRVPTLSQAETWLEIRTDDAEAAADWLEAQGIDRCDTIEPLPDGFPGYWILAPGGIVHLIHERRAVTTD from the coding sequence ATGACCGATCCGACGTTGGAAACCTGCGCCCGTCCGGCCTTCGCGGCAGGGCGGAATATCGCGCTGAAAATGCCGCCGCACGAGTATCACCACGCCATCGCCTTCTACCGCGATATTCTGGGCCTAGAGCAGCTTTCCGCCGACGATACCAGCGTCACCTTCCGCTTTGGCGAGATGCGCCTATGGGTCGACCGAGTGCCGACGCTCAGCCAAGCAGAAACCTGGCTGGAAATCCGCACCGATGACGCCGAAGCCGCCGCCGATTGGCTGGAGGCGCAAGGCATCGACCGCTGCGATACCATCGAACCGCTGCCGGATGGTTTCCCTGGTTATTGGATTCTAGCGCCGGGCGGCATTGTCCACCTGATCCACGAACGGCGGGCTGTCACGACGGATTAA
- a CDS encoding sensor domain-containing diguanylate cyclase: MVPRSRLYPLIVLHGAACLILLAVVWGAILAGLYIHRAYHLRTSQALAVTLADATAQHMTAALTDIDKTSQALRRAYLRDPANFDRFLRDTDAPQVIFPTFQVSVINAAGFLAYSSGQPVTAPVDLRDRLHYRYHLTSATDDLYVSRVVIGRVSNTQSLQFTRKIIDDAGTFKGVIVLSVAHDYFVQFLRSVAIPPDGLVALIGSDGWLRARVNSLDTGVNSVPPSLFETPLQDAPFLDAKRPSAGLYDMPASLEGVQRIGAYQRLAVYPLTVLVMLSREEVNAVSRDILGPFLGGGLLLSGILILGTLLGLRLILKREAAITAMAQREAQLRDLANNDVLTGIANRRYFIDRASVEIARSLRHRRPLALAMLDLDHFKRINDHYGHAGGDAVLQEVVRRIRARLRREDLIGRLGGEEFAILLPETEIEGALTALDLIRLLIAESPFLLPDGQQVQVTVSIGVADLKTEAGYAPEDLDQLMKRADEALYAAKRGGRNRVILDVGPSPFTPHPTKPNPLG, translated from the coding sequence ATGGTGCCTCGGTCCAGGCTATATCCACTGATTGTCTTGCATGGGGCTGCCTGCCTGATTTTGCTTGCGGTGGTCTGGGGGGCGATTCTGGCCGGGCTTTACATTCACCGCGCCTATCACCTGCGGACCAGCCAAGCCCTAGCGGTCACCTTGGCCGATGCCACGGCCCAGCATATGACGGCGGCGCTGACCGATATCGATAAGACCAGCCAAGCCTTACGCCGGGCTTATCTCCGCGATCCCGCCAATTTTGATCGTTTTTTGCGGGATACCGATGCACCGCAAGTCATTTTCCCCACGTTTCAAGTATCCGTGATCAATGCCGCGGGCTTTTTGGCCTATAGCAGCGGTCAACCGGTGACAGCGCCGGTCGATTTGCGTGACCGGCTGCATTATCGGTACCACTTGACCTCCGCAACGGATGATCTGTATGTCAGCCGGGTCGTCATTGGTCGGGTTTCCAATACCCAATCGCTGCAATTTACCCGCAAGATCATCGATGATGCCGGGACATTTAAAGGCGTTATCGTCTTATCGGTCGCCCATGACTATTTCGTTCAGTTTCTGCGGTCGGTCGCCATCCCGCCGGATGGGCTGGTTGCGCTGATCGGGTCGGACGGTTGGTTGCGCGCCCGGGTGAATAGTCTCGATACCGGCGTAAACTCCGTCCCCCCGTCGTTGTTCGAAACCCCCTTACAGGACGCGCCGTTTTTGGATGCAAAACGCCCGTCGGCGGGGCTCTACGATATGCCCGCGTCGCTCGAGGGCGTACAGCGCATCGGCGCCTATCAGCGGCTCGCCGTCTATCCGCTGACTGTGCTGGTCATGCTATCGCGGGAGGAGGTCAATGCCGTGTCCCGCGATATTCTCGGCCCCTTCCTCGGCGGCGGTTTGCTGCTAAGCGGTATTTTGATTCTCGGCACGCTGCTGGGATTACGGCTGATCTTGAAGCGCGAGGCGGCGATTACTGCGATGGCCCAGCGCGAGGCGCAACTCCGGGATCTCGCCAATAACGACGTGCTGACCGGCATTGCCAATCGCCGCTATTTTATCGACCGGGCCAGCGTCGAGATCGCCCGCTCCCTGCGTCATCGGCGACCTTTGGCGCTCGCGATGCTTGATCTCGATCACTTCAAGCGGATCAACGATCACTATGGTCACGCGGGCGGCGATGCCGTGCTGCAAGAGGTGGTGCGCCGCATTCGGGCGCGGTTACGCCGGGAAGATTTGATCGGTCGGCTCGGCGGGGAAGAATTTGCCATTCTGCTTCCCGAAACCGAGATTGAAGGCGCGCTGACCGCGCTCGATCTCATCCGGTTGCTGATCGCCGAATCGCCCTTCTTGCTGCCGGATGGGCAACAGGTGCAGGTCACGGTGAGCATCGGCGTTGCCGACTTGAAGACCGAGGCAGGGTATGCGCCCGAAGACCTTGATCAATTGATGAAGCGGGCGGATGAGGCGCTGTATGCCGCCAAGCGCGGCGGGCGTAACCGGGTTATCCTAGACGTTGGCCCGTCGCCCTTCACCCCGCACCCGACAAAGCCCAACCCGCTGGGTTAA
- a CDS encoding O-antigen ligase family protein, translated as MILRLPEAAKQAALAGFAVIALLFPQALPVLLGLVVLSQIVAAVAEGGRRGLLTLGAWGRLRPALLLFLVPILALALVPWAEWPGLSAGRAGRLVGELLLALALAGIALAVPSDEAVRRARAVTVGLGVGAGLAVADLASQGLLTGFLRGQPVDVITYGRSAVLAALTAVPILLAAPFPLLRRVFLAVPGIVLAAISANLAAKLLVPVAVVAALVGLWRWGPVVIALAVSSAIALPALLPVALTPAQECVLWAGKPSAAHRLLIWTYADGLIDQRPWSGWGLDAARRLGAAAPDAPVPECARSALGRDSVPLLPLHPHNGALQLWLELGALGALVLPLLLLTSSRTLMLLPTVARATGSAALAGGMVPLLVSFGLWQGWWLAGLSVFWGMMLLYFSRRS; from the coding sequence GTGATCTTGCGGCTTCCCGAGGCGGCGAAACAGGCGGCGCTGGCTGGCTTTGCCGTTATCGCCCTCCTGTTCCCCCAAGCCTTGCCGGTGCTGCTGGGGCTGGTGGTGCTCAGTCAGATCGTCGCGGCGGTGGCAGAAGGGGGGCGGCGGGGGCTGCTGACCCTCGGCGCCTGGGGGCGGTTGCGACCCGCGCTGCTGTTGTTTCTGGTGCCGATCCTCGCGCTGGCACTGGTTCCTTGGGCGGAATGGCCGGGCTTGTCGGCGGGGCGCGCGGGGCGGTTGGTCGGCGAGCTTTTGCTGGCGCTGGCACTGGCTGGAATAGCGCTGGCGGTGCCGTCCGATGAGGCAGTGCGGCGGGCGCGGGCCGTGACAGTGGGCCTCGGTGTTGGGGCTGGGTTGGCGGTGGCCGACCTCGCCAGCCAAGGGCTGCTGACCGGGTTTCTGCGCGGCCAGCCGGTGGATGTGATCACCTATGGCCGCAGTGCCGTTCTGGCTGCCTTGACGGCAGTTCCCATTTTGCTAGCTGCGCCTTTCCCACTGCTGCGGCGGGTGTTTCTGGCCGTTCCGGGGATTGTTCTCGCCGCGATTTCGGCCAATCTTGCGGCAAAGCTATTGGTGCCGGTGGCGGTGGTGGCGGCCCTGGTTGGCCTGTGGCGCTGGGGGCCGGTTGTGATCGCGCTTGCCGTGTCGAGCGCGATTGCCCTGCCCGCACTCCTGCCCGTCGCCCTTACCCCGGCGCAGGAATGCGTCCTATGGGCCGGAAAACCGTCGGCGGCCCATCGGTTGCTGATCTGGACCTATGCCGATGGCCTGATCGACCAGCGCCCCTGGTCCGGGTGGGGCCTGGATGCCGCGCGGCGCTTGGGGGCCGCTGCCCCTGACGCGCCGGTGCCGGAGTGTGCCCGTTCCGCCCTGGGCCGCGACAGTGTGCCGCTGCTGCCGCTTCATCCGCATAATGGCGCTTTGCAGCTCTGGTTAGAACTCGGCGCTTTGGGCGCATTGGTGCTGCCGCTGCTACTGTTGACGAGTTCTCGAACTCTGATGTTGCTTCCCACGGTTGCGCGGGCAACGGGAAGCGCGGCGTTAGCGGGTGGAATGGTGCCGCTGCTGGTCAGTTTTGGGCTGTGGCAGGGCTGGTGGTTGGCGGGTCTATCGGTTTTTTGGGGAATGATGCTTTTGTATTTTTCCCGCCGGTCCTAA